In Fusarium oxysporum f. sp. lycopersici 4287 chromosome 4, whole genome shotgun sequence, a genomic segment contains:
- a CDS encoding alcohol dehydrogenase, producing the protein MLSSSNVMRTGILRTGRIATRNTARLARSATAQIQTTRRNFSSSQRTLCASCATSGGQSCVRHNPNSRASAGNITTSFSANSSLGKTAAYATAASPIIPNEQWAQVLEERGGAVQYKKIPVPTPGSDEVLINVKYSGVCHTDLHAVNGDWPLESKMPLVGGHEGAGIVVARGELVKDVEIGDHVGLKWLHGSCMSCEQCRQSNESLCSEASLSGYTVDGSFQQYAVGKAAHVARIPKDCDLAGVAPILCAGLTVYKALKSSGVRPGQSVVIAGAGGGLGVFAIQYAKAMGLRVTALDGGDEKRKVCTELGADTFVDFKTSTDIVGEIKNATGGLGPDAVLLLAASEKPFQQASQYVKSKGTIVCVGLPANAFVKAPVFDTVVREINIKGSYVGNRQDTAEAIEFYRQGLIKAPYKIVGLSELQKVYDMMIAGNVAGRYVVDTSR; encoded by the exons ATGCTATCGTCAAGCAACGTGATGCGAACTGGCATCCTCCGAACAGGAAGAATAGCCACGCGAAACACAGCACGTCTCGCACGTTCAGCAACAGCTCAGATTCAAACAACCCGTCGAAACTTTTCTTCCAGTCAACGAACACTCTGCGCAAGCTGTGCAACTTCAGGAGGACAATCATGCGTCCGACATAACCCTAACAGTCGCGCTAGCGCCGGAAACATCACCACAAGCTTCAGTGCTAACAGTAGCCTCGGCAAGACTGCCGCTTACGCTACAGCTGCTAGCCCCATCATTCCTAATGAACAGTGGGCACAAGTTTTGGAAGAACGAGGTGGAG CTGTCCAATATAAAAAGATCCCTGTTCCAACGCCAGGCTCCGATGAGGTTCTAATCAACGTCAAGTATAGTGGAGTCTGCCACACAGACCTTCACGCCGTCAATGGCGACTGGCCCCTTGAATCGAAGATGCCCCTTGTTGGCGGTCACGAAGGTGCCGGTATCGTAGTAGCACGAGGAGAGCTCGTCAAAGACGTTGAAATCGGTGACCACGTTGGCCTCAAGTGGCTTCACGGCTCCTGCATGAGCTGCGAACAGTGTCGACAGTCCAACGAATCGCTCTGCTCAGAAGCCTCCCTGTCAGGATATACTGTTGATGGTTCGTTCCAGCAATACGCTGTAGGAAAGGCTGCGCACGTCGCGCGAATTCCCAAGGACTGTGATCTCGCTGGCGTAGCACCTATTCTGTGTGCTGGACTTACAGTCTACAAGGCTCTCAAGTCTTCTGGCGTTCGACCAGGACAGAGTGTTGTCATTGCTGGCGCTGGAGgcggtcttggtgttttcgcTATTCAATATGCCAAGGCCATGGGGCTTCGAGTAACAGCTCTCGATGGCGGAGACGAAAAGCGCAAGGTTTGCACTGAGCTTGGTGCTGATACCTTTGTTGATTTCAAGACATCGACGGATATTGTTGGAGAGATCAAGAACGCTACAGGTGGCCTTGGCCCCGATGCTGTTCTCCTTCTTGCAGCCAGTGAGAAGCCATTCCAACAAGCTAGTCAGTATGTTAAGAGCAAGGGCACAATTGTCTGTGTTGGTTTACCAGCCAATGCTTTCGTCAAGGCTCCTGTTTTCGACACTGTCGTCCG TGAAATCAACATCAAGGGCAGCTATGTCGGTAACCGACAGGATACTGCTGAAGCCATTGAATTTTACAGACAAGGTCTTATCAAGGCACCTTACAA GATTGTCGGATTGTCAGAACTCCAGAAGGTCTATGATATGATGATTGCAGGCAACGTTGCTGGCCGTTATGTCGTGGATACCAGCAGATAA
- a CDS encoding hypothetical protein (At least one base has a quality score < 10), which translates to MIMNDTTGITTAAARLVGITDEAVRFFQQLDHTTNSVAKRVQQLEAFSRLAKEIELKPSANDHDDEEQLDLTKQILLYCYKLISRILSQLEWVDNGGRHASTQHGLLGVYAELNNWEVKDPFEDLHREQLCLVAFRKSRFRPLSWASESDSHPLLYSHTFKARELDFLNLLFVTDPREDHASLESSRGAIVKRTCTWITETSEYRSWLSGSGDRRGLLIQGGEGHGKSMLAMYLTKQLEQLAACMSTDTVLYFLCNHGNINAKSATTVLRGLIWQLCRLRPDLLHHGLKRAVSVEEGRIALATNSVETLWQIFSAMIQDPTTGTVTCAIDGLDECDESSIKTLAERFSELLSSTNQDRRNFRILLTSRHPCQQDNLSTEFSVICLDSDAHKHNVQDVQRLINSHVSNIAHEHGWSRGFQEQMNKSLTKRAGGSFLWASLAVSGLKGQDEGSAAKYLNDLAGDNNAIYERSLLAIPLECRQKVRSLLTWAALAYYPLSLGELSTLTSDEFSTPEAAFINLKACLGYCRTLLTIKTEIRRFGSGYETIETIQFSHRSVKDHLLQPYVLRTATDTDADLDFFQIIPDNGHEILASRCLEIMEKGLEVEAERESPVEYAHVLPYASRFWFRHLRECPEKLCNETLEKRALNFLTRNHENRRLWFSYLSNLRQGREDIPSTASEHHDTIGGLEEINGSDVIFFEHPKDTTSATQLQALQLACLLGITAIVRKILASTSLFTCIRQANIRPLHSYFRTRPRSEDRLIKVQRGGILQLSTAEIVAMTPIELAVLGGHHKVASLLLDRYPQRSIWQDSSFALATAVSRCDENMVRLLVEGGAPRIRASRQLEGPICTAVVNRRLDVVKFLCCSGAEIWAQPNSKLGEVTQALLCLSSDAYSSSLDGTVFIQYAKVLLCGGASPDGFNLYGENRGLRYWKRAVMEYLHRHGITLQNLGPYPNRETPLMVFVSSLGISSSLSEPVEAVQFLLGSGASINQTDLKGWSALHHVANQIALGRAKKSYEATDDAEEYQLYKIANLLIAAGIDQEMEDREKRRAADILRVVGAPIWNRNISEYESFLRREPLSRMSLT; encoded by the exons ATGATCATGAATGACACAACTGGCATCACCACTGCCGCTGCCCGACTTGTTGGAATAACAGACGAAGCAGTACGATTCTTCCAACAACTTGACCATACTACGAACTCTGTTGCAAAACGGGTACAGCAGCTGGAGGCCTTTTCAAGATTAGCCAAGGAGATTGAGCTGAAACCTTCAGCTAATGATCACGATGACGAAGAACAACTCGATCTGACCAAACAGATCTTACTTTACTGCTACAAACTCATCAGCAGAATTCTCTCTCAGCTTGAATGGGTTGATAATGGGGGCAGACACGCTTCTACTCAGCATGGACTACTTGGGGTCTACGCTGAGCTGAACAATTGGGAAGTTAAGGATCCTTTTGAAGATCTGCATAGGGAGCAGCTATGCCTCGTAGCTTTTCGAAAATCAAG GTTTAGACCACTCTCTTGGGCTTCAGAGTCTGACAGTCATCCTTTACTATATTCTCACACTTTTAAAGCTCGCGAGCTGGATTTCTTGAATTTGTTGTTCGTTACAGACCCTAGAGAAGACCACGCATCACTCGAGTCAAGCAGAGGAGCCATTGTCAAAAGAACATGTACTTGGATTACTGAAACATCTGAATACCGATCATGGCTCTCAGGCTCTGGTGACCGCAGGGGTCTTTTGATCCAGGGAGGCGAAGGTCACGGCAAGAGTATGTTGGCGATGTACCTAACCAAGCAACTGGAGCAGCTCGCTGCATGCATGTCAACCGACACAGTCTTATACTTTCTCTGCAACCATGGAAACATCAACGCCAAGTCTGCCACGACTGTTCTTCGTGGACTGATTTGGCAGCTTTGCAGGTTACGCCCAGACCTTTTGCATCACGGGCTAAAGAGAGCTGTGTCGGTCGAAGAAGGGAGAATCGCTTTGGCAACCAATTCGGTTGAGACTCTTTGGCAGATATTCAGCGCAATGATCCAGGATCCTACCACGGGTACCGTCACATGTGCTATTGATGGGCTTGATGAATGCGATGAGTCGTCGATCAAAACACTGGCGGAGAGGTTCTCGGAATTGCTATCTTCAACGAATCAAGATCGTCGAAACTTCCGGATCCTTCTGACTAGCCGCCACCCATGCCAGCAAGACAACCTTTCTACTGAGTTCTCAGTAATATGCCTAGACTCAGATGCACACAAGCACAACGTTCAAGATGTACAGCGATTGATCAATTCTCATGTTTCGAATATCGCACATGAGCATGGCTGGTCTCGAGGCTTCCAAGAACAGATGAACAAGAGCCTCACAAAAAGGGCTGGTGGCTCGTTCCTCTGGGCGAGCTTAGCTGTTTCTGGACTTAAAGGGCAAGATGAAGGTTCTGCAGCAAAGTATCTTAACGATCTTGCTGGAGACAACAACGCCATCTACGAAAGATCTCTCCTGGCCATTCCACTAGAGTGTCGCCAAAAAGTACGGTCACTCTTGACTTGGGCGGCCCTAGCATATTATCCCCTGAGCCTTGGGGAATTAAGCACTCTTACCAGCGATGAATTTTCAACGCCAGAGGCTGCTTTTATAAACCTGAAAGCTTGTTTGGGTTACTGCAGAACTCTTCTTACGATCAAGACCGAGATAAGAAGATTTGGCTCTGGATATGAAACCATAGAAACCATTCAGTTCTCCCACCGATCAGTCAAAGATCACCTGCTTCAACCTTATGTTCTACGAACCGCAACCGACACCGATGCTGACCTTGACTTCTTTCAAATTATCCCGGATAACGGCCATGAGATTCTCGCTTCTCGCTGTTTGGAAATTATGGAGAAAGGACTTGAAGTAGAGGCTGAAAGGGAGAGTCCCGTTGAGTATGCTCATGTGTTACCTTATGCCTCAAGGTTTTGGTTCAGACATCTCCGAGAATGTCCCGAAAAGCTTTGCAATGAGACCTTGGAAAAAAGAGCGTTAAATTTCCTAACGCGAAACCATGAAAATCGTAGACTCTGGTTTTCTTACCTCTCAAACCTGAGACAGGGGCGAGAAGATATTCCCTCGACGGCATCCGAGCATCACGACACGATTGGGGGACTTGAAGAGATCAATGGCAGTGATGTTATATTCTTTGAACACCCAAAAGATACAACTTCGGCAACTCAGCTCCAAGCCCTCCAATTGGCATGTCTGCTTGGTATTACTGCCATAGTTAGAAAGATTCTTGCTAGCACAAGCTTGTTCACCTGTATACGGCAAGCCAATATTCGCCCGCTTCACAGTTATTTTCgaacaagaccaaggagtGAGGATCGATTGATAAAAGTCCAAAGAGGTGGAATATTACAACTAAGCACAGCGGAGATCGTGGCAATGACACCTATTGAACTTGCGGTCCTCGGCGGTCACCACAAAGTCGCTTCGCTATTGCTCGACCGCTACCCTCAACGGAGCATATGGCAAGATTCGTCATTTGCTTTGGCTACTGCTGTTAGTCGCTGTGATGAGAATATGGTCAGGTTACTGGTAGAGGGTGGTGCCCCAAGGATCAGAGCCTCTCGACAGCTAGAAGGACCTATCTGCACTGCTGTGGTCAACCGAAGGCTTGATGTGGTCAAGTTTCTTTGTTGCTCTGGAGCCGAGATCTGGGCGCAACCGAATTCCAAGTTAGGTGAAGTAACACAAGCTTTACTGTGTCTTTCCAGTGATGCCTATTCAAGCTCACTCGATGGAACGGTCTTCATCCAGTATGCAAAGGTTTTACTTTGCGGAGGTGCATCTCCAGATGGCTTCAACCTGTATGGAGAAAACCGTGGCTTAAGATACTGGAAACGAGCTGTTATGGAATATCTACACAGACATGGCATCACCCTGCAGAATTTGGGACCATATCCCAACAGAGAGACCCCTCTGATGGTATTCGTCTCTTCATTAGGTATAAGCAGCTCACTGTCTGAACCAGTGGAGGCTGTTCAGTTCCTCTTGGGCTCTGGAGCATCTATCAACCAAACAGATCTGAAAGGTTGGAGCGCATTGCATCACGTCGCCAACCAAATTGCTCTGGGTAGAGCGAAGAAAAGTTACGAAGCTACAGATGATGCAGAAGAGTATCAACTTTACAAAATCGCGAATCTTCTTATTGCAGCTGGAATCGATCAAGAGATGGAAGACAGAGAGAAGCGCAGAGCCGCTGATATCCTGCGCGTGGTGGGAGCGCCGATTTGGAATAGAAATATCTCGGAGTACGAATCATTTTTGAGAAGGGAGCCACTAAGTAGAATGTCACTTACATAG
- a CDS encoding alcohol dehydrogenase: MLSSSNVMRTGILRTGRIATRNTARLARSATAQIQTTRRNFSSSQRTLCASCATSGGQSCVRHNPNSRASAGNITTSFSANSSLGKTAAYATAASPIIPNEQWAQVLEERGGAVQYKKIPVPTPGSDEVLINVKYSGVCHTDLHAVNGDWPLESKMPLVGGHEGAGIVVARGELVKDVEIGDHVGLKWLHGSCMSCEQCRQSNESLCSEASLSGYTVDGSFQQYAVGKAAHVARIPKDCDLAGVAPILCAGLTVYKALKSSGVRPGQSVVIAGAGGGLGVFAIQYAKAMGLRVTALDGGDEKRKVCTELGADTFVDFKTSTDIVGEIKNATGGLGPDAVLLLAASEKPFQQASQYVKSKGTIVCVGLPANAFVKAPVFDTVVR; the protein is encoded by the exons ATGCTATCGTCAAGCAACGTGATGCGAACTGGCATCCTCCGAACAGGAAGAATAGCCACGCGAAACACAGCACGTCTCGCACGTTCAGCAACAGCTCAGATTCAAACAACCCGTCGAAACTTTTCTTCCAGTCAACGAACACTCTGCGCAAGCTGTGCAACTTCAGGAGGACAATCATGCGTCCGACATAACCCTAACAGTCGCGCTAGCGCCGGAAACATCACCACAAGCTTCAGTGCTAACAGTAGCCTCGGCAAGACTGCCGCTTACGCTACAGCTGCTAGCCCCATCATTCCTAATGAACAGTGGGCACAAGTTTTGGAAGAACGAGGTGGAG CTGTCCAATATAAAAAGATCCCTGTTCCAACGCCAGGCTCCGATGAGGTTCTAATCAACGTCAAGTATAGTGGAGTCTGCCACACAGACCTTCACGCCGTCAATGGCGACTGGCCCCTTGAATCGAAGATGCCCCTTGTTGGCGGTCACGAAGGTGCCGGTATCGTAGTAGCACGAGGAGAGCTCGTCAAAGACGTTGAAATCGGTGACCACGTTGGCCTCAAGTGGCTTCACGGCTCCTGCATGAGCTGCGAACAGTGTCGACAGTCCAACGAATCGCTCTGCTCAGAAGCCTCCCTGTCAGGATATACTGTTGATGGTTCGTTCCAGCAATACGCTGTAGGAAAGGCTGCGCACGTCGCGCGAATTCCCAAGGACTGTGATCTCGCTGGCGTAGCACCTATTCTGTGTGCTGGACTTACAGTCTACAAGGCTCTCAAGTCTTCTGGCGTTCGACCAGGACAGAGTGTTGTCATTGCTGGCGCTGGAGgcggtcttggtgttttcgcTATTCAATATGCCAAGGCCATGGGGCTTCGAGTAACAGCTCTCGATGGCGGAGACGAAAAGCGCAAGGTTTGCACTGAGCTTGGTGCTGATACCTTTGTTGATTTCAAGACATCGACGGATATTGTTGGAGAGATCAAGAACGCTACAGGTGGCCTTGGCCCCGATGCTGTTCTCCTTCTTGCAGCCAGTGAGAAGCCATTCCAACAAGCTAGTCAGTATGTTAAGAGCAAGGGCACAATTGTCTGTGTTGGTTTACCAGCCAATGCTTTCGTCAAGGCTCCTGTTTTCGACACTGTCGTCCGGTAA
- a CDS encoding alcohol dehydrogenase: MLSSSNVMRTGILRTGRIATRNTARLARSATAQIQTTRRNFSSSQRTLCASCATSGGQSCVRHNPNSRASAGNITTSFSANSSLGKTAAYATAASPIIPNEQWAQVLEERGGAVQYKKIPVPTPGSDEVLINVKYSGVCHTDLHAVNGDWPLESKMPLVGGHEGAGIVVARGELVKDVEIGDHVGLKWLHGSCMSCEQCRQSNESLCSEASLSGYTVDGSFQQYAVGKAAHVARIPKDCDLAGVAPILCAGLTVYKALKSSGVRPGQSVVIAGAGGGLGVFAIQYAKAMGLRVTALDGGDEKRKVCTELGADTFVDFKTSTDIVGEIKNATGGLGPDAVLLLAASEKPFQQASQYVKSKGTIVCVGLPANAFVKAPVFDTVVREINIKGSYVGNRQDTAEAIEFYRQGLIKAPYK, encoded by the exons ATGCTATCGTCAAGCAACGTGATGCGAACTGGCATCCTCCGAACAGGAAGAATAGCCACGCGAAACACAGCACGTCTCGCACGTTCAGCAACAGCTCAGATTCAAACAACCCGTCGAAACTTTTCTTCCAGTCAACGAACACTCTGCGCAAGCTGTGCAACTTCAGGAGGACAATCATGCGTCCGACATAACCCTAACAGTCGCGCTAGCGCCGGAAACATCACCACAAGCTTCAGTGCTAACAGTAGCCTCGGCAAGACTGCCGCTTACGCTACAGCTGCTAGCCCCATCATTCCTAATGAACAGTGGGCACAAGTTTTGGAAGAACGAGGTGGAG CTGTCCAATATAAAAAGATCCCTGTTCCAACGCCAGGCTCCGATGAGGTTCTAATCAACGTCAAGTATAGTGGAGTCTGCCACACAGACCTTCACGCCGTCAATGGCGACTGGCCCCTTGAATCGAAGATGCCCCTTGTTGGCGGTCACGAAGGTGCCGGTATCGTAGTAGCACGAGGAGAGCTCGTCAAAGACGTTGAAATCGGTGACCACGTTGGCCTCAAGTGGCTTCACGGCTCCTGCATGAGCTGCGAACAGTGTCGACAGTCCAACGAATCGCTCTGCTCAGAAGCCTCCCTGTCAGGATATACTGTTGATGGTTCGTTCCAGCAATACGCTGTAGGAAAGGCTGCGCACGTCGCGCGAATTCCCAAGGACTGTGATCTCGCTGGCGTAGCACCTATTCTGTGTGCTGGACTTACAGTCTACAAGGCTCTCAAGTCTTCTGGCGTTCGACCAGGACAGAGTGTTGTCATTGCTGGCGCTGGAGgcggtcttggtgttttcgcTATTCAATATGCCAAGGCCATGGGGCTTCGAGTAACAGCTCTCGATGGCGGAGACGAAAAGCGCAAGGTTTGCACTGAGCTTGGTGCTGATACCTTTGTTGATTTCAAGACATCGACGGATATTGTTGGAGAGATCAAGAACGCTACAGGTGGCCTTGGCCCCGATGCTGTTCTCCTTCTTGCAGCCAGTGAGAAGCCATTCCAACAAGCTAGTCAGTATGTTAAGAGCAAGGGCACAATTGTCTGTGTTGGTTTACCAGCCAATGCTTTCGTCAAGGCTCCTGTTTTCGACACTGTCGTCCG TGAAATCAACATCAAGGGCAGCTATGTCGGTAACCGACAGGATACTGCTGAAGCCATTGAATTTTACAGACAAGGTCTTATCAAGGCACCTTACAAGTAA
- a CDS encoding elongator complex protein 3: MATATMTVTAAPIKKKPDMAPESERFLRCCADVANALIEDHEASKAGRATRDINLNSLRNKLAKKHKLQNIPPLTAIIASIPEHYKKYILPKLIAKPIRTSSGIAVVAVMCKPHRCPHIAYTGNICVYCPGGPDSDFEYSTQSYTGYEPTSMRAIRARYDPFEQARGRVDQLKSLGHSVDKVEYIIMGGTFMSLSESYREEFIAQLHNALSGYQTTNVDEAVEAGEMSNIKCVGITIETRPDYCLQPHLSDMLRYGCTRLEVGVQSLYEDVARDSNRGHTVAAVAETFCLAKDAGYKVVSHMMPDLPNVGMERDIDQFREYFENPAFRTDGLKIYPTLVIRGTGLYELWRTGRYQNYTPNGLIDLIARIMALIPPWTRIYRVQRDIPMPLVTSGVENGNLRELALARMKDFGTTCRDVRTREVGVNEIKNKIRPNQIELVRRDYVANGGWETFLAYEDPKQDILVALLRLRKCTEKYTYREELTGQPTSMVRELHVYGTAVPVHARDPRKFQHQGFGTLLMEEAERIAIEEHGSDKISVISGVGVRSYYKKLGFWLDGPYMSKWLDGREQPE; the protein is encoded by the coding sequence atggccaccGCCACCATGACCGTGACGGCCGCGCcgatcaagaagaagcccgaTATGGCTCCCGAGAGCGAGCGCTTCCTACGATGCTGTGCCGACGTCGCGAATGCCCTCATCGAAGACCACGAAGCCAGCAAGGCCGGTCGAGCTACACGCGATATCAACCTCAACTCCCTGCGAAATAAGCTCGCCAAGAAGCACAAGCTTCAGAACATCCCGCCTCTGACCGCTATCATCGCCTCCATTCCCGAACACTACAAGAAATATATCCTTCCGAAGCTCATCGCGAAGCCCATTCGAACATCCTCCGGTATTGCTGTTGTCGCTGTCATGTGCAAGCCCCATCGATGCCCTCATATCGCTTATACGGGCAACATCTGCGTTTATTGCCCTGGAGGTCCTGATTCCGACTTCGAGTACAGCACACAGTCTTACACTGGCTACGAACCTACATCTATGCGAGCCATTCGTGCGCGATACGACCCTTTCGAGCAGGCCCGAGGACGTGTCGACCAGCTCAAGTCTCTTGGTCACTCTGTTGACAAGGTTGAGTACATCATTATGGGAGGAACCTTCATGTCTCTTTCTGAGTCATACCGCGAAGAATTTATCGCACAGCTTCACAATGCCCTCAGTGGATACCAAACGAccaatgttgatgaggccgTGGAGGCTGGTGAGATGAGCAACATCAAATGCGTCGGAATCACAATTGAGACACGACCCGATTATTGTCTACAGCCTCATCTTTCTGACATGTTGCGATACGGCTGCACACGACTTGAGGTTGGAGTGCAGTCACTATACGAGGACGTTGCGCGAGACTCCAACCGAGGACACACAGTTGCCGCAGTCGCCGAGACTTTCTGCCTTGCAAAGGATGCTGGTTACAAGGTGGTCAGCCACATGATGCCTGATTTGCCAAACGTAGGCATGGAGCGCGACATCGACCAGTTCAGGGAGTATTTTGAGAATCCTGCTTTCCGAACAGACGGTCTCAAGATTTATCCTACCCTGGTCATTCGAGGCACAGGTCTGTATGAACTGTGGAGGACAGGGCGATACCAGAACTACACTCCCAACGGCTTGATCGACCTTATCGCGAGAATTATGGCTCTTATTCCTCCTTGGACCCGTATCTACCGTGTTCAGCGTGATATTCCCATGCCTTTGGTCACATCTGGAGTTGAGAATGGTAACCTGCGTGAACTGGCATTGGCTCGAATGAAGGACTTTGGAACGACCTGCCGAGATGTGCGGACACGAGAGGTTGGAGTgaacgagatcaagaacaagatccGACCTAACCAGATTGAGCTGGTCCGACGAGATTATGTCGCCAACGGCGGTTGGGAGACTTTCCTGGCCTACGAGGACCCCAAGCAGGACATCCTCGTTGCTCTACTTCGATTGCGAAAGTGTACAGAGAAGTACACCTACCGAGAGGAGCTTACCGGTCAGCCTACCAGTATGGTGCGAGAGCTTCACGTTTACGGCACAGCTGTGCCAGTTCACGCTCGCGATCCCCGCAAGTTCCAGCATCAGGGTTTCGGTACACTTCTGATGGAGGAGGCTGAGAGGATTGCGATCGAGGAACACGGCAGCGACAAGATCAGTGTTATCTCTGGTGTTGGAGTGAGGAGCTACTACAAGAAGCTTGGCTTCTGGTTGGATGGTCCTTACATGAGCAAGTGGCTGGATGGTCGCGAGCAGCCTGAGTAA